Proteins encoded by one window of Streptomyces sp. LX-29:
- a CDS encoding cysteine dioxygenase family protein, with the protein MNSDVQIAGDPLAIPHLLPPVPAHPTTVAAFAGLARSIAADRDSWEPLVRYDATTRWYHRLRTGPGYEVWLLSWVPGQSTGAHDHGASSGLLTVLSGRLTERTGGTAADAERVLSEGDQRVFAPGYVHDIANDSFEPAVSLHIYFPGLTDMPMHPTQHARPTEAVPAAEATPAAVEAWGPGNG; encoded by the coding sequence ATGAACAGCGACGTCCAGATCGCCGGCGACCCGCTCGCCATCCCGCACCTGCTGCCCCCCGTGCCCGCCCACCCCACCACCGTCGCCGCCTTCGCCGGACTGGCCCGCTCCATCGCGGCCGACCGCGACAGCTGGGAGCCGCTGGTCCGCTACGACGCGACCACCCGCTGGTACCACCGGCTGCGCACCGGCCCCGGGTACGAGGTCTGGCTCCTCAGCTGGGTTCCCGGGCAGAGCACCGGCGCCCACGACCACGGCGCCTCCTCCGGCCTGCTCACGGTCCTCAGCGGCCGGCTGACCGAGCGCACCGGTGGCACCGCGGCCGACGCCGAGCGCGTGCTGAGCGAGGGGGACCAGCGGGTCTTCGCGCCCGGCTATGTGCACGACATCGCCAACGACTCTTTTGAGCCGGCCGTCAGCCTGCACATCTACTTCCCGGGTCTGACGGACATGCCGATGCACCCGACGCAGCACGCGCGGCCCACGGAGGCCGTGCCGGCGGCGGAGGCGACGCCGGCGGCCGTGGAGGCGTGGGGCCCGGGCAACGGCTGA
- a CDS encoding WhiB family transcriptional regulator, giving the protein MTELFQQLLVEGADEELGWQERALCAQTDPESFFPEKGGSTREAKKVCLACEVRSECLEYALANDERFGIWGGLSERERRRLKKAAV; this is encoded by the coding sequence ATGACCGAGCTGTTCCAGCAACTGCTGGTCGAAGGGGCGGACGAGGAGCTCGGTTGGCAGGAGCGCGCACTGTGCGCTCAAACCGATCCCGAGTCGTTCTTCCCGGAAAAGGGCGGTTCCACGCGCGAGGCCAAAAAGGTCTGCCTCGCCTGTGAAGTCCGTTCCGAGTGCCTTGAATACGCCCTCGCGAATGATGAACGCTTCGGAATCTGGGGCGGTCTGTCGGAGCGTGAGCGCCGCCGCCTGAAGAAGGCCGCGGTCTAG
- the cofD gene encoding 2-phospho-L-lactate transferase, producing MRIVVLAGGIGGARFLRGLKSAAPDADITVIGNTGDDIHLFGLKVCPDLDTVMYTLGGGIHEEQGWGRSDESFAVKEELAAYGVGPEWFGLGDRDFATHIVRTQMIGAGYPLSAVTEALCARWQPGVRLLPMTDDRVETHVLIDDPDARGEAAEGRGGRKAVHFQEYWVRLRASVPAHAIIPVGAEEAKPAPGVLEAIAEADVVLFPPSNPVVSVGTILAVPGVREAVAESAAPVVGLSPIVGDAPVRGMADKVLAAVGVESTAAAVARHYGAGLLDGWLVDTVDADAVADVEAVGIRCRAVPLMMTDVPATAEMAAQALALAEEVRA from the coding sequence ATGCGCATTGTGGTTCTGGCGGGCGGCATCGGCGGTGCCCGGTTCCTCCGCGGTCTCAAGTCGGCAGCCCCCGACGCCGACATCACCGTCATCGGGAACACCGGCGACGACATCCATCTCTTCGGTCTGAAGGTCTGCCCCGACCTCGACACCGTGATGTACACGCTCGGCGGTGGCATCCACGAGGAACAGGGCTGGGGCCGCTCCGACGAGTCCTTCGCCGTCAAGGAGGAGCTGGCCGCGTACGGCGTGGGCCCCGAGTGGTTCGGCCTCGGCGACCGGGACTTCGCCACGCACATCGTGCGGACCCAGATGATCGGCGCGGGCTATCCGCTGAGCGCCGTCACCGAGGCGCTGTGCGCGCGGTGGCAGCCCGGCGTACGGCTGCTGCCGATGACCGACGACCGCGTCGAGACCCACGTACTCATCGACGACCCGGACGCCCGCGGCGAGGCCGCCGAGGGACGCGGCGGGCGCAAGGCTGTGCACTTCCAGGAGTACTGGGTGCGGCTGCGCGCCTCCGTCCCCGCGCACGCGATCATCCCCGTCGGCGCCGAGGAGGCCAAGCCCGCGCCGGGCGTCCTCGAGGCCATCGCCGAAGCCGACGTCGTGCTCTTCCCGCCGTCCAACCCGGTCGTCAGCGTGGGCACCATCCTGGCCGTGCCGGGCGTACGGGAGGCCGTCGCGGAGTCGGCCGCCCCGGTCGTGGGCCTCTCCCCCATCGTGGGCGACGCGCCGGTGCGCGGCATGGCCGACAAGGTGCTGGCCGCCGTGGGCGTGGAATCGACCGCCGCGGCCGTGGCCCGGCACTACGGCGCCGGGCTGCTTGACGGCTGGCTCGTGGACACCGTCGACGCCGACGCGGTGGCCGACGTCGAGGCCGTCGGGATCCGCTGCCGCGCGGTGCCGTTGATGATGACCGACGTGCCCGCCACCGCGGAGATGGCCGCGCAGGCGCTGGCACTGGCCGAGGAGGTACGGGCGTGA